Below is a window of Fuerstiella sp. DNA.
TGTCTCAGGAACAGGTTCATGATCCTTTCCGTGGGGGAGCCTATCCCAGAGAGGAGCGACTGGTCCGTAATCCTCGCGTGCGGGAAAGCATCAAGGAGCTGGCTCAGGTTGACGGCGCGTTCATTATCTCGTCCGATGGAGTGGTTTACGGATACGGACGACATCTGCGGGCGTCTGCGGACGGACTGGCGCTGTCTAAGGGACTGGGATCACGTCATTGGGCAGCTGCGGCTGTTTCCAAGGCGACTGAAGCCGTTGCGGTGGCTGTTTCCGAATCCACCGGCACTGTGCGAGTCTTTCAGGATGGTAAGGTTGTACTTCGCATCGAGCCTCTGCATGCTGCCATGAAATGGCATGATGTGGCCACAGAATCGCCTCCGGAACAGTCGTAGCCCGACTGCAGCCTGAATGGTGAAGTCCAACGTAGCAATGTTACTCACCGCCGGCTGCCGTCGCTCTCTGACGTCCGTCCAGCCAGTTCTGCAGGAGAATCTGAGCCGCAAGTTTGTCGATTCGAGCCTTTCGCTGTTTCTTCGTGAGCTCTGTTGCAGAAAGGAGCACATCTGCCTGGACACTGGACAGGCGTTCGTCCTGAAAAGTCACCGGAAGCCGGGTAACCGAATTCAGCCACTGACCATATCTTCGGGCTTCAGAGGAAATACGGCTTTCGTCGCCCTTCATGTGTAACGGAAGACCGACGACAAACCCCGCGATTTTGTATTCCTTCACCTGTTTTCGAAAAAACTGTTGATCCGCCTGGCGACTCACTCGCTGGTAGTTGTGCAGCGGACTTGCAAGTTGCTGATTCTCATCACAGACGGAGATACCGACTCGTACGGTTCCGTAGTCGATGCCCAGCAGGCGACCTTTCTGTGGAACGTTTGCCGTGTGTTGCTGAGGAAGAAGGTCGGGGCGCTGATTATTCATCAGGTTTTTCCCTGTTCGTGATCATATTGAGTTTGATGACGGTCTGGGAGTCAGCATCCGCGCGAACAGAGAATCTCCAGGTCGACGTTGCCAGTCGACACAGAGA
It encodes the following:
- the ruvX gene encoding Holliday junction resolvase RuvX, which translates into the protein MNNQRPDLLPQQHTANVPQKGRLLGIDYGTVRVGISVCDENQQLASPLHNYQRVSRQADQQFFRKQVKEYKIAGFVVGLPLHMKGDESRISSEARRYGQWLNSVTRLPVTFQDERLSSVQADVLLSATELTKKQRKARIDKLAAQILLQNWLDGRQRATAAGGE